The DNA region AGAAAAGCGATTGAATCGGTTTTTAGAGTAGACTCAATTGAGATTCAAAAACTTTTTTCTTGGGTTTGTTCATTTCAATACCACGAACTCAACATGCTAATTTAAAATTGAAAAATTTGATTAATTTCTAAAAAGTAATTTGAAGTAAAAACGAAAATGCCGATAAAATAAATAAGATAGTCGATTTTCGCTCATTATTATCTTGACATCTCTTTTGCGATGTTATATTATTATCTTCGAATTTACACCCTTTAAACCAATCCAGTGAGATGGCAAGGGTCAATTCGGAGAAACTATCCTCCGGAATCCCCACCTCTTTTAAACTGGAGGTTTTTTTATGTCCGCAAGTTGAGAAATGATCAAACGAATAAAATCGAAGTTGATGGACCAGAAAGACCTGGAGCGTACGGTTACCCGTTTATCTCATGAAATAATTGAGCAAAATAAAGGCACTGAGAATTTGTGTGTCATTGGCATTCGGACACGTGGTGTATACATCGGCCAACGCATCAAAAAAAAGATTTCAGAGATTGAATCCAATGCAATTCCTTTTGGGATTTTGGATGTTACTCTTTATCGTGATGATTTCAAATTTAAACAACCACAAGTTCATGTGACTGATATTCCATTTGAAATTGATGGTAAAAATTTGGTTTTGGTTGATGATGTGCTCTTCACGGGCAGAACTGTTCGTTCGGCTTTAGATGCTTTAATGGATTTTGGACGCCCGGCAACAATTAAATTGGCTGTGTTGGTAGATCGCGGTCATCGAGAATTACCGATCCGGCCGGATTTTGTTGGTAAGAATTATCCGACATCCCATGACGAAGAAATTCGAGTAAAAGTAATAGAGGAAGACGATGAGGATGCGGTCTTTCTCGTTGAGGTTGACAAACCAACATTTTAAAACAAAACAAAATGTAAGGACTTTAATAAATAAAATATGCAAACACGCAAACACTTGTTGGGTTTAGAGGGGATGCCCCGTGAAGAAATTCAATCCTTTCTAGATACGGCGAAATCCTTTCTTGAAGTACTCTCCCGTCCAATACCCAAAGTTCCTATACTACGTGGAATTACAGTTGTGAATCTGTTTTTTGAGCCGTCTACAAGAACACG from candidate division KSB1 bacterium includes:
- the pyrR gene encoding bifunctional pyr operon transcriptional regulator/uracil phosphoribosyltransferase PyrR — protein: MIKRIKSKLMDQKDLERTVTRLSHEIIEQNKGTENLCVIGIRTRGVYIGQRIKKKISEIESNAIPFGILDVTLYRDDFKFKQPQVHVTDIPFEIDGKNLVLVDDVLFTGRTVRSALDALMDFGRPATIKLAVLVDRGHRELPIRPDFVGKNYPTSHDEEIRVKVIEEDDEDAVFLVEVDKPTF